In Gigantopelta aegis isolate Gae_Host chromosome 14, Gae_host_genome, whole genome shotgun sequence, the following proteins share a genomic window:
- the LOC121389195 gene encoding protein ALP1-like produces MTEMEWESREDFKSYLRMKPAMFHEMLKRLTDRLEKTKTNWRTPLGVGLTLAVTIRYLAFGDSYRSLAYFFRMPHNIISKVVREVCASIVEEYSPEVFSTPSTPDSCRVVADRFGSRWSFHIAIKCSKDSDSLYYNYTDFFSTLLLALVDGDYYKFLWADVGTNGSASDCSVFNSSTLSTALMDNTLRLPPPESLPNDDRDTPFFLVGDDAFPLRTWMMKPFSHNQLVILFLRQTL; encoded by the coding sequence atgaccGAGATGGAATGGGAGTCTCGTGAAGATTTTAAAAGCTACCTGCGCATGAAGCCGGCCATGTTTCACGAGATGCTTAAGAGGCTAACCGACAGGCTTGAGAAGACCAAAACCAACTGGAGAACACCCCTTGGGGTGGGTCTCACACTTGCAGTGACCATCCGCTACCTGGCCTTCGGTGACAGCTACCGAAGCCTCGCTTACTTCTTCCGCATGCCGCACAACATCATCTCCAAAGTCGTGCGGGAGGTGTGTGCCTCAATTGTTGAAGAGTATAGCCCAGAGGTTTTCAGCACGCCCTCAACCCCTGATAGCTGTCGTGTAGTAGCTGACCGCTTTGGTTCCCGGTGGAGTTTCCACATTGCCATCAAATGCTCCAAAGACTCAGATTCACTATACTACAACTACACGGACTTTTTCTCCACCCTCCTCCTTGCCCTCGTCGATGGGGACTACTACAAGTTCCTGTGGGCTGACGTCGGGACCAACGGCTCCGCGTCTGACTGCTCCGTGTTCAACAGTTCGACCCTTAGTACGGCCCTGATGGATAACACCTTGAGACTTCCCCCTCCCGAATCTCTACCGAACGATGACAGGGACACCCCGTTCTTTCTGGTGGGAGACGATGCATTTCCACTGCGAACATGGATGATGAAGCCATTTTCTCACAACCAGCTCGTTATCCTGTTCCTCCGTCAGACGTTATGA
- the LOC121389477 gene encoding uncharacterized protein LOC121389477 → MGRNEEDRKTERLIREIEKHGCLYDKESPLYRDIDKKDKIWKEIASRVGMTIKDARQRWKSVRDNMRKNQNAMKGKRGRSAKTVRPYKFGAILKFLIPFLEDREPKSSLEKDEPTCDQMDEDNGDFEDNMKEELLDEETEVTFHAELYQSAASSSSETCSATPTTTPTTTPPTTPVTHGKRKRNLNTKECVDQSVGALLTEKENEIIKKRNAPSVEKADDDDVDQFLKSMATTIRKLPARAVADVKYKIHGIIHEAEMLYMFPSQDNYSVASTTVLDDRPSDACSPYGKGRSSIQGQSSMAAANGQLNSYSCTH, encoded by the exons aTGGGCAGAAATGAAGAGGACCGAAAAACGGAGCGCCTGATTCGGGAAATAGAGAAACATGGCTGTCTCTATGACAAAGAGTCTCCTTTGTACAGAGACATCGACAAGAAAGACAAAATATGGAAGGAGATAGCTAGTCGTGTTGGTATGACCA TAAAAGATGCAAGACAAAGGTGGAAGTCTGTGAGAGATAACATGCGGAAGAACCAAAACGCCATGAAAGGCAAGCGTGGTCGGTCCGCCAAGACGGTCCGCCCGTACAAGTTCGGCGCTATCCTCAAATTCCTCATTCCTTTCCTGGAAGATCGAGA ACCCAAGTCCAGTCTAGAAAAGGATGAACCAACGTGTGACCAGATGGATGAAGATAACGGCGATTTTGAAGACAATATGAAAGAGGAATTGCTGGATGAAGAAACCGAAGTGACGTTTCACGCTGAACTTTACCAATCAGCTGCTAGTTCTAGTAGTGAAACGTGTTCTGCCACCCCGACAACTACCCCGACAACTACCCCGCCAACTACCCCAGTTACCCACGGAAAAAGGAAGCGAAATTTGAATACAAAAGAGTGCGTTGACCAATCAGTTGGTGCTCTTTTAACCGAAAAGGAAAATGAGATAATAAAGAAACGCAATGCACCTTCTGTAGAGAAGGCAGACGATGATGATGTCGACCAGTTCCTGAAGTCAATGGCGACCACCATTCGGAAACTTCCCGCCCGTGCTGTAGCAGACGTAAAGTACAAGATTCATGGAATAATTCATGAAGCAGAGATGCTGTACATGTTTCCTAGTCAGGACAATTACAGTGTTGCATCCACAACTGTACTTGACGACAGGCCATCAGATGCTTGTTCACCATACGGAAAAGGTCGTAGCTCGATCCAAGGCCAGTCTTCAATGGCTGCAGCAAACGGACAGTTGAATTCTTATTCTTGTACACATTAG